In Nitratireductor mangrovi, the genomic window CCCAGCCCCAGGACGGCTGATTCCAGGGCGCCGGGATAGGCGACGATGGCGATGCTGATGGCGCGCTCTTGTGTCATTGTTTGGCGTTTATGGCACAAAGAATGTCATTTGCGCCACTCGGGCCTGCCACGCCGCGCTGCCAGAACGGAAGCAACGAAAAGGAGAGGCAAATGGCAGCCAAGGCTCTGGTTCTGGTGGACATTCAGAACGACTATTTCGCGGATGGCCGCTGGCCCGTCGACCGGATGGAAGAAGCCGCGGCCAATGCCGCCCGCCTCCTGGCGCATGCGCGGCAGGCCGGGGATCTGGTCGTCCATGTCCGGCACGAGATGCCGTCCGACAGCGCGCCGTTCTTCCGTCCCGGCAGCTTCGGTGCCGAGATTCATGCCTCGGTGGCGCCTGCCGCCGACGAGAAGGTGATCGCCAAGCGTCGCCCGAACAGCTTCCAGGGAACCCGGCTGCGCGAGGAACTCGAGGCCGCCGGCATCACCGACGTCGTGGTTTGCGGAGCGATGACCCAGATGTGCATCGACGCCACGGCGCGCGCCGCCGCCGATTTCGGCTTTGCCGTGACGGTTATCGAGGACGCCTGTGGCGCGAAGGAGCAAAGCTTTGCCGGGCAGACCGTGTCGGCGCCGCTCGTTCACGCCGCCATCATGGCGCCTTTGGCTATGAGTTATGGCCGGGTCATGACGACCGACGAGCATCTCGCCGCGACGTCCTAGAGCAATTCCAGGGAAAGTCGAAACCGGTTGTCCGTCCGGAATTGCCGAGAAACAAGCGGTTGGAGCTGTTCGAGTGAACGATGAACGGCTCCAGGCAATCAATCCCGATGCAGGCTCGGCCGGCGTGCTTGGCCTAGTCAGCGCCGTCGCGAGGTGATCCGTTTCAGTCCTCGATCGTTTCGCCGGGATAGACGCCCCATACCTGCTGCTGGCTGATCCAGCCGCGGTGGCCGCTGAACGTCATCCGGCACCAGTCGCCATTGCAAAGGTTGATCTCGCCCAGCGCGCCGGGCTCGATCAGCGCCACGGCGCGCGCATCCTCGTAGGGCTCGGTACGCAGCGCGATCTCAGCCGCCTTGCCACGCTGCCACGGGGCGGCGATCCCGGTGCGGCGGCCCGACAAGAGCGAGCCGTTGATCCAGCCCTCCACGCCTTCCGAATCGCGCACCCGGCGCCAGTTGTCATATTCCTGGATGATCTCCATCGGCAGCCCGTCGCGCAGATAGAGCCAGTCGACCGCGTAGGTGCGTCCTGGGCCGATGCGCAAATTGACGCGGCTCGCCTTGAGGCTGACGAAACGTGGCAGCGGCAGGCCGCTCGGGCCGCGCGCCACCGACTGGGCGCCGCCGCCGTCTGGCGCGGCGTACATGATGTTGGTGGCAAGGAGCGAGCTGGCGAGGAAGACGGCACTGAAGGCCAGGCGAAGCGACACCAAACGCGACACGGACAAATCCCTGACTTGCACTGAAAGCGACCGCCGGCGGGCGGCCGGGCTTCCTTGGATTTTCTTTGTCTTCGGCAGGTCCGATGTTACACAGAACCAGCGGCCGATAGCGCTTTGGAGTATCGCCCGTCTTGGTTAAAGAGGTCTCAACAGGACCCGGAACGAGGAAGCGATGGCGGGCAGGAAGAAACCTCTCGTGGTGATCACGCGCAAGCTGCCGGACCCGGTGGAGACGCGCATGCGGGAACTCTTCGACGCGCGGCTGAACGTCGAGGACCGGCCGATGACGCAGCCCGAACTGGTGGCCGCCGTCCGCGAGGCCGACGTGCTCGTGCCCACCATCACAGACCGCATCGACGCGGCGCTGATTGCGCAGGCCGGCGACAATCTCAAGCTGATCGCCAATTTCGGCAATGGCGTCGACCACATCGATGTCGAAGCGGCGGCGCGGCGCCAGGTCACGGTCACCAACACGCCGAATGTCCTGACCGAAGACACCGCCGACATGACCATGGGGCTGATCCTCACCGTGCCGCGGCGGCTGGTCGAAGGGGCCGGCGTGCTCAAGGGCGACGGCAAATGGGAAGGCTGGTCGCCGACCTGGATGCTCGGCCACCGCATCTGGGGCAAGCGTCTCGGCATTGTCGGCATGGGCCGCATCGGCACCGCGGTGGCGCGCCGCGCCAAGGCCTTCGGCCTGTCGATCCACTATCACAACCGCCACCGCGTGGCGCCCGCCATCGAGGACGAGCTTGAGGCGACCTATTGGGAAAGTCTCGACCAGATGCTGGCCCGCATGGACATCATCTCGGTCAACTGCCCGTCGACGCCAGCGACCTTCCACCTGCTTTCGGCGCGCCGGCTGGCGCTGATGCAGCCCGCCTCCTACATCGTCAACACCGCTCGCGGCGAGATCATCGACGAGGCCGCCCTGATCGAGATGATCCGCGAAGGCCGGCTCGCCGGCGCCGGGCTCGACGTTTTCGAACACGAGCCGGCGGTGAATCCCAAGCTGGTGAAGCTTGCCGAAAAGGGCAAGGTGGTGTTGCTGCCGCATATGGGTTCGGCCACCATCGAAGGCCGCATCGACATGGGCGACAAGGTGATCATCAACATCCGCACCCTGTTCGACGGCCATCGGCCGCCCGACCGCGTGTTGCCGGCGCGGGCCTGAAGACGCGGGCGCTGGGCGCGCCGTCTTCCGCCTCACGCAACGATAGCGACCGTACCGTCCTGCGAGACCGTGATCTGGCGGCCGCGAAAATGTTCGTGGTTGTCCCGCACGAGGCGCACCGCCACCGGTGTCGCCCATCCCATCTCCTTCGCCACCACCAGCCCGAGTAGCAGGATCGCGTCGGGCTCGTGCAGCACCATCGCCGATGGCGCGTGGCCGCCCCGGACGAGTTCCAGCAGTACCGAAGACGCCGACGACGAGCCGATCGTGCCGGGCAGGAACAGCACGGTTCCCGCCACCGAGGCGCCGTGTTGCGGGTGGCGGACGTCGACGATGCGGCCCGTTTTCGGGTCGACCCCGCCCCAGAAGCTGATCGGCGCGTCGAGAACCAGTGCCGGCCCGTCGCCGGCGCGGCCGCCGACGAGGATCTCTCCCTCGAGCGTGCCGCTCACGACACCGTGTCCCGGATGATCGGCCGGCCGGCGACAGCGCTCGCCACGCAGTCGGCGAGCGAGGCATAAAGCACGCGGTAGCCGGTGTTGCCGGGCGCGTAATGGGCGAACTTGCCGGAATTCGTCATCAGCACGCCGCCGGCAAGCTCGGCCATGACCGGCGTCACCACGACGCAGGTATCGGCAACGATGGTGACGCCGGCATTTTCGAGCGCTTGCCGCTTGCCGCTTTTCTCCAGAACATCGAGCACATGGCGGCCGGTGCAGGCATAGAGGGGAACCTTCAGGCCGCGGCCGGCCAGATGTCTTTCCAGCGCCGCGAATTCGTCGAGCGAGAAATGCGGGCTGCCGAGCGCCACCGCGTCG contains:
- a CDS encoding 2-hydroxyacid dehydrogenase produces the protein MAGRKKPLVVITRKLPDPVETRMRELFDARLNVEDRPMTQPELVAAVREADVLVPTITDRIDAALIAQAGDNLKLIANFGNGVDHIDVEAAARRQVTVTNTPNVLTEDTADMTMGLILTVPRRLVEGAGVLKGDGKWEGWSPTWMLGHRIWGKRLGIVGMGRIGTAVARRAKAFGLSIHYHNRHRVAPAIEDELEATYWESLDQMLARMDIISVNCPSTPATFHLLSARRLALMQPASYIVNTARGEIIDEAALIEMIREGRLAGAGLDVFEHEPAVNPKLVKLAEKGKVVLLPHMGSATIEGRIDMGDKVIINIRTLFDGHRPPDRVLPARA
- a CDS encoding SH3 domain-containing protein — its product is MSRLVSLRLAFSAVFLASSLLATNIMYAAPDGGGAQSVARGPSGLPLPRFVSLKASRVNLRIGPGRTYAVDWLYLRDGLPMEIIQEYDNWRRVRDSEGVEGWINGSLLSGRRTGIAAPWQRGKAAEIALRTEPYEDARAVALIEPGALGEINLCNGDWCRMTFSGHRGWISQQQVWGVYPGETIED
- a CDS encoding cysteine hydrolase family protein: MAAKALVLVDIQNDYFADGRWPVDRMEEAAANAARLLAHARQAGDLVVHVRHEMPSDSAPFFRPGSFGAEIHASVAPAADEKVIAKRRPNSFQGTRLREELEAAGITDVVVCGAMTQMCIDATARAAADFGFAVTVIEDACGAKEQSFAGQTVSAPLVHAAIMAPLAMSYGRVMTTDEHLAATS
- a CDS encoding aconitase X swivel domain-containing protein translates to MSGTLEGEILVGGRAGDGPALVLDAPISFWGGVDPKTGRIVDVRHPQHGASVAGTVLFLPGTIGSSSASSVLLELVRGGHAPSAMVLHEPDAILLLGLVVAKEMGWATPVAVRLVRDNHEHFRGRQITVSQDGTVAIVA